One window from the genome of bacterium encodes:
- a CDS encoding ABC transporter ATP-binding protein, translating to MIEVANITKAYGEGDNLFEALRGVSFGIDAGEFVAVMGPSGSGKSTLMHILGCLDTPTSGTYVLDGRDVSKMNDDELADVRKDRIGFVFQSFNLLARTSVLRNVMLPLVYAGVNEDERRKRAKEALLAAGLPESHFGHLSNQLSGGQIQRVAIARALVNDPALILADEPTGNLDTATGLLVLGTFQKLNREHGRTIVLITHEPEVAQHAGRIITIRDGRIVSDEKNRAQKLILHP from the coding sequence ATGATCGAGGTCGCGAACATCACCAAAGCCTATGGCGAGGGCGACAACCTGTTCGAGGCGCTTAGGGGCGTGAGTTTCGGTATTGACGCCGGAGAGTTCGTCGCAGTCATGGGTCCGTCGGGTTCCGGCAAATCGACCCTGATGCATATCCTCGGCTGCCTCGATACGCCGACGAGCGGCACGTACGTGCTCGACGGGCGCGATGTGTCGAAAATGAACGACGACGAGCTTGCGGACGTGCGCAAGGATCGCATTGGCTTCGTCTTCCAGTCGTTCAATCTGCTCGCGCGGACGAGCGTGCTGCGGAACGTGATGCTGCCGCTCGTCTATGCGGGAGTCAACGAAGACGAGCGGCGGAAGCGTGCGAAAGAAGCGCTTCTTGCGGCGGGACTCCCCGAGTCGCATTTCGGCCACCTCTCGAATCAGCTCTCGGGCGGGCAGATACAGCGCGTCGCGATAGCGAGGGCTCTCGTGAACGACCCGGCGCTCATCCTCGCGGACGAGCCGACGGGAAATCTCGACACCGCGACCGGCCTCCTGGTCCTTGGCACGTTCCAGAAGCTCAACCGCGAGCACGGACGAACCATCGTCCTCATCACGCACGAACCGGAAGTCGCGCAGCATGCCGGGCGCATCATCACGATACGCGACGGACGCATCGTTTCCGACGAGAAGAATCGTGCGCAGAAACTGATACTGCACCCATGA
- a CDS encoding RNA-binding protein: MATNKLYIGGLPYRSTEDEIRAAFEEAGTVTSVSIISDRMTGRSRGFGFVEMADEAQAQAAIDRWDGKDFGGRTLSVSFARPQGERPAGGDRGGFGGGNRGGNGGGYGGGRGGYSSGGNY; this comes from the coding sequence ATGGCTACAAATAAGCTCTACATCGGAGGTCTCCCCTACCGATCAACTGAAGACGAAATCCGCGCCGCTTTCGAGGAAGCAGGCACGGTCACGTCGGTCAGCATTATCTCCGACCGCATGACGGGTCGCTCGCGCGGCTTCGGCTTCGTCGAGATGGCGGATGAAGCGCAGGCCCAGGCGGCAATCGACCGCTGGGACGGCAAGGACTTCGGCGGCCGCACGCTCTCCGTATCGTTCGCGCGCCCGCAGGGCGAGCGCCCGGCAGGAGGCGACCGCGGAGGTTTCGGCGGTGGTAACCGCGGAGGAAACGGTGGCGGATACGGCGGTGGCCGCGGAGGCTACTCGTCCGGCGGAAACTACTAA
- a CDS encoding ABC transporter permease has product MTTRDLFEETYTALSANKARSGLTMLGIIIGIASVIALVSIGTGAKNSVTASIESLGSNLLVITPGAQRGPGFQVSAGRGGARTLTKDDAAAIAAQADSVRSVATEISGRYQVTAKGTNTNTTVNGVSPSYADIRNVEIGQGSFISESQNDSGDKVAVLGPTALTDLFGEDALPEDAVGQTVRIKNIQFKIIGVTLAKGGSGFTNADDIVYVPTGSAARYLSGSDYLTTIDVQATDADTMAQVQQDITALLLERHKISDPAMADFSVLNQADILSTASSITGTFTILLGAVAGISLLVGGIGIMNMMLTTVTERTREIGLRKAIGAKRRDINIQFLAEAVALTFIGGVISVALGWLVSIGVNYSGLVSTSVSVSSVLLAFCVSAGIGIVFGYYPARRAGALNPIDALRYE; this is encoded by the coding sequence ATGACCACGCGCGATCTTTTCGAGGAGACCTATACCGCGCTTTCGGCCAACAAAGCGCGAAGCGGCCTTACGATGCTCGGCATCATCATCGGCATCGCGTCCGTCATCGCGCTCGTCTCGATCGGCACCGGAGCGAAGAACTCGGTCACGGCGAGCATCGAATCGCTCGGTTCGAACCTGCTTGTCATAACGCCGGGGGCGCAGCGGGGCCCGGGGTTCCAGGTGAGCGCAGGGCGCGGCGGGGCGCGAACGCTCACGAAAGACGATGCGGCGGCGATAGCGGCGCAGGCGGATTCGGTGCGGTCCGTAGCGACGGAAATCTCCGGCCGCTATCAGGTCACGGCCAAAGGGACGAATACCAACACGACGGTCAACGGCGTGAGTCCGAGCTATGCGGATATCAGGAACGTGGAAATCGGCCAAGGCTCCTTCATTTCCGAAAGCCAGAACGACTCGGGCGATAAGGTCGCCGTTCTCGGACCGACTGCGCTTACCGACCTCTTCGGCGAGGATGCTCTCCCCGAGGACGCTGTCGGGCAGACCGTGCGCATCAAGAATATCCAGTTCAAGATAATCGGGGTCACGCTTGCGAAAGGCGGGAGCGGGTTCACGAATGCCGATGACATCGTTTATGTGCCGACCGGGAGCGCCGCGCGCTATCTCTCCGGAAGCGATTATCTGACGACGATCGACGTGCAAGCGACCGATGCGGACACGATGGCGCAGGTGCAGCAGGACATCACTGCTCTCCTTCTCGAACGGCACAAGATAAGCGATCCGGCTATGGCCGATTTCAGCGTGCTTAACCAGGCGGATATCCTCTCGACCGCCTCATCGATAACCGGCACATTCACCATCCTCCTTGGCGCGGTGGCTGGCATCTCGCTTCTTGTGGGCGGCATCGGGATCATGAACATGATGCTCACGACCGTGACCGAGCGCACGCGGGAGATCGGGCTTCGCAAAGCCATTGGCGCGAAACGCCGCGACATTAACATCCAGTTCCTTGCCGAGGCCGTCGCGCTCACCTTCATCGGGGGCGTCATCAGCGTGGCGCTCGGGTGGCTCGTCTCGATTGGCGTCAATTATTCGGGGCTCGTCTCGACGAGCGTATCGGTTTCATCCGTACTCCTCGCGTTTTGCGTTTCCGCGGGGATCGGCATCGTCTTCGGGTATTACCCTGCCCGGCGCGCCGGAGCGCTCAATCCGATAGACGCGCTCCGGTATGAATGA
- a CDS encoding GcrA family cell cycle regulator, translating to MAWTHARKMQLKSLWTEGLPASKIAKELGITRNAVIGKAHYLDLPRRDDPSLPRTKKPPRATVKIDRSKSTYPV from the coding sequence ATGGCCTGGACACATGCAAGGAAGATGCAGCTCAAATCTCTCTGGACGGAAGGGCTTCCCGCGAGCAAGATCGCGAAGGAGCTTGGCATCACGCGCAATGCCGTGATCGGCAAGGCGCACTATCTTGATCTCCCAAGGCGCGATGACCCTTCGCTGCCGCGCACCAAAAAACCGCCGCGCGCGACGGTGAAAATCGACCGCAGCAAGTCGACCTATCCAGTATAG
- the dnaA gene encoding chromosomal replication initiator protein DnaA, with the protein MSNQDTTTGGPPKDTGWDAAWSGARERLRKELGDATFNAWIGPLRLVSADRDNIQIGAAKPFARNWVANHYVTRIDRALRAEGKAPDSLSIVLCTSVPPPNTGAVTSGTPVELPPSAYPASALMRNGEKPAAEPRNLWNRPLHPSQTFGSFVAGSENEFGYRAAESFADGSTESGLLYIHGGFGYGKTHLLNATALEARKRGKRALFLGAEDFMRQFLGALHRRDTLSFKDELRAADMLLIDDLQHICRSHTTVSEFLHTVNAFADSRRKLIVAADRAPAALETLSADVRSRLTGGLTIGLDKPGRDTRLAILKSRANEFTRARPHAVLPEEVLERIADMPDASPRDLLGVFTKLATYADLTKKPVTLDVAEEAVGQRSAPGRKISIEDIQRKTAEFYKLDIRDFQSPQRTRRVARPRQVAMFLARELTMRSLPEIGRRFGGRDHTTVLHACRRIAELCEEDRDFKDEVGFLRDMLTRRGL; encoded by the coding sequence ATGAGCAATCAGGATACTACCACCGGTGGCCCTCCAAAGGATACTGGATGGGATGCCGCATGGTCTGGCGCGCGCGAGCGCCTCCGGAAAGAACTCGGCGATGCCACGTTCAACGCATGGATCGGCCCACTCAGGCTCGTCAGCGCCGATAGGGACAATATCCAGATCGGCGCGGCAAAGCCGTTCGCACGCAATTGGGTGGCCAACCATTACGTTACCCGCATCGACCGCGCGCTTCGGGCGGAAGGCAAAGCTCCCGACTCGCTCTCGATCGTGCTTTGCACCTCGGTACCGCCGCCGAACACCGGGGCGGTTACCAGCGGCACTCCGGTCGAGCTTCCTCCGTCAGCCTATCCGGCGTCAGCGCTCATGCGTAACGGCGAAAAGCCTGCGGCAGAGCCGAGAAACCTCTGGAACAGGCCGCTTCATCCGAGCCAGACCTTCGGCAGTTTCGTCGCGGGCTCGGAGAACGAGTTCGGATACCGCGCGGCGGAAAGCTTCGCGGATGGCAGCACCGAAAGCGGGCTGCTCTATATCCACGGCGGCTTCGGCTACGGCAAGACGCATCTTCTGAACGCGACCGCGCTCGAAGCGCGCAAACGCGGGAAGAGGGCGCTGTTTCTCGGCGCGGAGGATTTCATGCGCCAGTTCCTCGGTGCGCTGCACCGGCGGGACACGCTTTCCTTCAAGGACGAGCTTCGGGCTGCCGACATGCTGCTGATCGACGATCTACAGCACATCTGCCGCTCGCACACGACCGTGTCGGAATTCCTCCATACCGTGAATGCCTTCGCCGATTCGCGCCGGAAACTCATCGTCGCTGCCGATCGCGCGCCGGCGGCCCTCGAAACGCTGAGCGCTGATGTCAGGTCGCGCCTTACGGGCGGCCTTACGATCGGGCTCGATAAGCCGGGCCGGGACACGCGTTTGGCGATTCTCAAGTCGCGCGCGAACGAGTTCACCCGCGCAAGGCCGCACGCGGTGCTTCCCGAAGAAGTGCTCGAGCGCATCGCCGATATGCCGGACGCGAGTCCGCGCGATCTCCTCGGCGTGTTCACGAAGCTTGCCACCTACGCCGACCTCACCAAGAAGCCGGTCACGCTTGATGTCGCCGAAGAGGCCGTCGGCCAGCGCTCCGCGCCCGGCCGCAAGATCTCGATCGAGGACATCCAGCGCAAGACCGCCGAGTTCTACAAGCTCGACATCCGCGACTTCCAGTCGCCGCAGCGCACCCGCAGGGTGGCCCGGCCAAGGCAAGTGGCGATGTTCCTCGCGCGCGAGCTCACGATGCGTTCGCTTCCCGAAATCGGGCGGCGGTTCGGCGGGCGGGACCATACCACGGTCCTGCATGCCTGCCGTCGCATCGCGGAACTTTGCGAAGAAGACAGGGACTTCAAGGACGAAGTCGGGTTCCTTCGGGACATGCTTACGCGTCGCGGCCTTTAG
- a CDS encoding DUF5666 domain-containing protein produces the protein MRKNVLYGIGIAVIALGIGFYSGIAYAGGHGPARGGMAPGNFAGGMRGGFAGRSGLVSGTVLSKDAGSITIRMMNGSTRIVLTSASTTVAKSAPGSLADVAAGENVSVSGTANSDGSLTADSLELRPVLQSGR, from the coding sequence ATGCGGAAGAACGTACTCTACGGTATCGGCATCGCGGTTATCGCGCTTGGCATCGGCTTTTATTCGGGTATCGCATACGCGGGAGGGCACGGGCCCGCGCGCGGAGGAATGGCTCCCGGGAATTTCGCGGGCGGCATGCGCGGCGGATTTGCCGGACGAAGCGGCCTTGTTTCCGGTACCGTCCTTTCGAAGGACGCGGGCAGCATCACGATCCGGATGATGAACGGAAGCACCCGGATCGTCCTTACGAGCGCTTCGACCACGGTCGCCAAAAGCGCCCCGGGAAGCCTTGCTGATGTGGCAGCCGGGGAGAACGTGTCGGTGTCGGGAACCGCAAACAGCGACGGCAGCCTTACGGCGGATTCCCTCGAGCTCCGGCCCGTGCTACAATCCGGCCGATGA